CCCATTCCACTTCCCGGAAGAAATTGTTCAGCATTTTTCCCAGCATCGGGCCGCGCCATATCACGGGGGAATTGTCTTCCACAAAAAACGCCATGGACATGACTTTCACGCCGAAACGGTCGACGGGGATAATTTTTTCCCCCCTGACCACCGGCCGGTCCACGATCCCCATCATGTCCGGAACGCTGAATCCGTATATGTCCGCATCGAGGAGGCCCACTTTTCTCCCCATCCTCGCCAGGGACACCGCCAAATTGACGGAAACGGTCGATTTGCCTACCCCGCCTTTGCCGCTGGCCACCGCAATGATGGCCGTATTTTTTAACAGTTTCTCGAATTCGCTTTCAATTCCTTCGGGGCGGAATCGTTCGATCACCTCGTCGGGGAGCTGGGCGAATCGGATGCCGACCGTGGCGGCCCCGGCGTTTTTTAAGCGGTTGACAATGTTCGACTGCATTTGTATCTGTTCAGCGGTTCCGGTCTTGGCGATGGCCACCTTCACGCTGACGTGGTTTTTCTCTTCCTTTACTTTGATTTCCAAAATTCCTCCGGTTTCCTTCAGCGGTTTATGCAAAATCGGATCCTCGATCTCCCCTAATATTTCTCTTACCTTTTCTACAGTCAGCATCTCTTCTACCACCTTTTTCGCACATCTGTCAGGAAAATTTTTACGGTGAAAGGGCCGCGACCGCCGGCACCCTCCGGAAAAGCTGCAGTGAAACTTTCCGCGGGAGAAGTTTTGCGGTTTGGCGTTCCCGGCCCGTGGAAACGGCCAATTTTTGAAATCATTTTTTTACCATTATACCATATGGGCTAAGAAAAGCTGCCAAAGAATGCCTTCGGGGGTTAATCGGGATTCCGAAAGTCCGCGGGATTTCCGCCCGGAGATTTTCATCATGGGAAAGGAAGCTGGAGAGTTTATATCCGGCGGAAGGAGGCGGGGATCGGAGCATTTCATCGGGGGCGGTCTCTTCTCTTGGCAAGGAGGCGTCGGAAAATTAAAAAAGTTCTTG
This DNA window, taken from Caldibacillus debilis DSM 16016, encodes the following:
- a CDS encoding Mrp/NBP35 family ATP-binding protein — encoded protein: MLTVEKVREILGEIEDPILHKPLKETGGILEIKVKEEKNHVSVKVAIAKTGTAEQIQMQSNIVNRLKNAGAATVGIRFAQLPDEVIERFRPEGIESEFEKLLKNTAIIAVASGKGGVGKSTVSVNLAVSLARMGRKVGLLDADIYGFSVPDMMGIVDRPVVRGEKIIPVDRFGVKVMSMAFFVEDNSPVIWRGPMLGKMLNNFFREVEWGDLDYLFLDLPPGTGDVALDVHQMLPACKEIIVTTPHPTSAFVAARAGTMALKTNHEILGVIENMSYFESRTTGKKEYVFGKGGGKKLAEELGVPLLGQIPLEQPYWDDEEFAPSVYQIDHPIGKIYFKIAEKIDDLIMEKEKN